The genome window ACAATAAACAGTGATGTTTGAGATGGTAACTCAAGATGAAGTGTTAAAATCATGATTATCGCTGAGGTTTGAAAACTTGACTGAGGTTTGAACCCTCAAAATATTGCTTCAATATTAGCAAATGAAAAGTGataaaatcaagactcacatgctCTCCATGGAGATGAGGAAAATGGCTTTACAAAATAGAGCTTACTTATAAACAATATACTCACAGATAGTGATTCATGCTGAACATATTCAAGAGATCTATGCAACCATAAACTAATTCCAGTACGAAAAAACTTCATCAAGATTTAAGACCCTCAAGATATTGTTTGAATTTTAACAAACAAAATGAGTTAAAAATCATAATTGTGACATGCCTTCCAAGGAGATGAGGAGAATGGATTTACAAAATAAAGTTTTTAAACAAAATAATTACACTACAGTTTGAGAATCTTGACATTAATATCATAGCCAGCTAGAAGCAGGCCCTAGAATTCATGAGGCTTAATTTATGAAAACTTGTGAAAAATGATGAAGTGCACTTTGTCATGTTTAGATAAGCATACCTCATCAATAGGAACACTCCTAGGCGAAGACCCCAAAGTGCTACAAGAATAGTCAGCACAATCTGAAAGATAGAACTACATATTCAGACAAAGTAAAGAAAATCTTAAACAATAAATTCTAGAGAGAATATCATATACAAAGTCTTATAATATGCTATGTCTCCAAAGAAGAGGTTCAGATGATTAAATAACATGAAAAATGGTCTACGGGACAAAATCAGAGAAAATACAATCACGGCCACATAACAAAAAAATTGAAAGGTTGTTTGCTTATGCATACAAAATAAAAGACTGCACACTATGAAACTCAGATAGTGTTAAATTCGTTGGGTAACATTCTTCCAGAAACAAGATATGCAATTTAATTGACCATAATTAGCAAGCTAATTTGTGGCACAATTTGTTTGTCCCAAAACATGAGTAAGCTTACAAATTTTTATTTGTATGCTTGCACCTATATATCTAAATCTTGTAATGACTGATTGAATCTGCGAAAGGAAGCAAGTTTCAGCTCCTGTATCAGAAGCAACTTAAAATATTCTGTATCGAATTGAATGTGTAAAACTACACAACCTATCAAAATAAACTCAGAGAACCTGAAAGTCATTATTAGCAACTCTTTTATGTTCCAACTATCATAAAAGAGATGCTCCAAAATGAAATAATGATTCTTGGAGGTTTTGGTTCTATTTTTCTAGTATAATTCTTTGACAAATTTGTATTTTAAGaataaatgaaatttcttatatagagTTAAAAGATAAGTAAAATGAAATTGAACTATAACTGCACAGCTAATTGGCCTTGACAAATACTCTTCATTTGACACTTTATGTGATGGGAAAAACTGATATGATGAGAAAAATATTACCTGACGAAAATGCCATGATCCTTTTACTACCAGAGTTAGTATTGCAAGTATAACAAAATTTGTGCTACCTGCAAATGAACAAAAAATATGAGCATTAATAGAAGCATCATGCAGTGGATGTAACAGGCAGTTAGCAAGGCAATTATATTTTAGTCACAGTTCTGTTTTCACACAGAGATTCTAATATCTGATCATTTGAAGAATGCACTGCTGCAGTTTGATATAAAGAACAAATAATACTAAAATGATCAAATTATTCAGCCAGAAAAATTGTCAAGCTTAAGCACTCCAGATTCATTAAAGAAATTTTTAGCTAGATTTTGAAATATTACTGGCAGATGTAGATTATTAAGGCAATCTATAATTTAAATTAGATGATATAGCACCCATTCCTTGATGCTAATGTTTTGAAACACAAGAACAAGAAAGCAATAGCAGAAATAAAAATAACTATTAACAGAAAAAAAACATCAAAGGCCCTTGGTAAGCAACATATAATCAGTAAATAGGGCTCTAATTGTGATTTGTGTTGAATTATCAAGACTAACCCCAATAACCTTAATGAAACATAACACTAGGCTTGCCCAATAATTCGATCAGAATGTAATAGAACCTAGCATGACATTTGTCAGACATCAAATGATCCAAAAATTTCCATTTTCATCctcaaacataaaaaaaattcatctttAATTGCACGACAATAACAGTCCTTGAACTTCCTCTCTGAAAGTTCAGAATTTAGCTGAGACTAGAGAATCGAAGTTGGAGATGAGCATGCCAAGAAATTTGTAGATTAACCCAATAGGAAGAAGAAAAACAAGTCAATTCACTCAACAAAGACATATCAGATTCATGCAATAAGAATAtgtttgagaattgattcataggtaGTTATATTGGATAGTTACCATGTTTTAGATAGTTCTAGCCATGTTCTAGGTAGTTCCACCTAAGTGGCCTATGATCTAAGAAGTTATTGTCATGGGGGTAGTTATTACACCTAACTTAATCATGGATGACATGATAGAGTGAGATAGTTACCATTAGGtcctaaaaatatgatcatgGTTCATGAAGCAAAGGTGTGTGCACTTGAGAATGTTTTGTAAGTGTTCTTAGTCTTACCTCTTGTTTAATACTACTTTGGTTTACTTGATTGAAAGCATTctcttttaattatattataatattctatttttatcatttccttgaatcttcatccccaacatttgtggtatcagagccaagttcaaTTTGAACTAGGCATTATGACTTTCAATAGCAATTCCATATCTCAAccccttatttttattttttcaggcAAATAGTatgaattttgaagtatcaagatAAAGACTTTATTCAAGTCTtaggatctttgggacttaataaagAATGAATATGTAgatccaaatgaagaaatcaaGTTGTGAGAAACTCGAAACAAGGACTCaaaagcattgttcttcattcaacaagatgtatatgagacaatcttctcaagaattacacCAGCTACAACCTCAAGGCAAGTTTGGTTGAtatttcaaaatgaatttcaaggctcattaaAGGTGATTATGGTAATACTTCAAATCCTTCGTCGTGActttaaaattttgttcatgaaaaacaaTGAATCGGTGCAATATTTTCGTTTTCGAGTGACTGTAATTATTAGTTAaataaaatcttatggtgaacatcttcatgatcatataattgttgcaaaagttttgaaaaATTGAACTCTGAAATTTAATCATGTTGTTACTGTAATTgatgagtcaaaagatttatctatcttttcatttgatgaattaatgaGTTCCTTGTAAGCACATGAAAAAAGGTTGAACATGACActtgaaaaaaatgaagaaaaaacattTCATGTTCAGAAAGTGTATTgtacttcaaaagaagaaaattattaatAGGAAGAGGATGTgctagaggaggatttcgtggtagagaaaatagaagaggaagaggacactttgatgaacatgatgaacaaaagcaatcgaattataataaaaaaaattacaagagtggaattcaatttATTATTGTAAAAAGTTTAGTCACATGAAAGGAGATCGTTGGAAAAGAAAAAAGCAAACAAGCTATATAGAGAAAAAATAAGAAAGTAGTAAGTTGTATGTGACTCATTCataagttaatgatatctcaaatgatatttgactTTTAAATTGTAAATGTTCTAATTATATATTAGGCATAACATCAATATTTAGATATACtgataaaactcataagttcaaaattagacaTGAAGATAACAAGAAAATCCAAATAGAAGAGAAAAGAACATttaaggtgaagacaaatcaagagaaaataaaacactttgataatattttctttattcCTAGTTTATCACATAATTTATTGAGTATTGGATAATTGATAAATGACGGATATTCATTTATTTGATAATAGTTCATGcaccattaaaaataaaaaatctaattggattatagtaaatgtttgcataacacaaaacaagatgttttcaCTTCatgtttcaaatattgaaaagaaTACTCTTAttgtaactcaaaagaatgagtttaatttatgacatttaagatatagaCATATTAACATTAATGATTCaaggttgttaaataaaaaaaaaaattcggatTGTCCAAAATTAATACATttaatgtatgtgaaggatgcattCATGACAAACAAAGTAAGAAATCGTTTTTAATTGAAAAAGTATGGAAAGTATATAATTATctcgaattaattcatgctgatttatgtagacctatgaatacaaaatcatttggtagaagttgatattttctattatttactAATGATTATAGTTGCATGAGTTGGATATACTTTTTGgaattgaaatttaaaatatttgataattttgaaaaattcaaGGTACATGTAAAAAGGTAAATTAGTAGACGTATTAAgatacttcggacagatagaggtggtaaatttttatttaatgagtttaattttttttgtgaaaaaatgGTATTCGCAGGGAACTGACAACACCACATACACCGGAGAAAAATGGTTTAACTGAATATAAGAATCGAACTAtcgttgaaatgacaagaagtttaCTTAAAAtagatcatttttcaaatcagttttgggtagaAGCCAGATGTATGGTATAAAGCCAGATGTAaatcatctaagaattttttattatattacttATGCTTTGGTAAATTCACAAAACTATCATAAGctttgatgaaaaatctgaaaaatacatCTTAATTGGGTATTCCTTACAATCCAAAGTATATCGATTGTATAATCTTATTAATGGCAAATTTACTATTAATATAAATGTTGTACTTGATAAAAGGGTAAGTTGGAATTAGGAGactaaagaagatgaaaaacaaaTTTAGATTCCTGCAAAATTAGACACTCTACATAATCAAATGACAAATCCTGCTCCAACATAGTTATCGTTAGCGTCACCCAATAACAGTTTAGAGTCATCAAATGATTCCTCATATAAAACTCCTCTAAGAAAATTCagatcactaacagaaatttatgattcaacatttaatttatttatttcagatCCTATAAGTTCTGAGGAAGCAattgaaaaagaggaatgacgAAATGtaagaaggaggaaatcaagtcgattgagaagaatgaaacttagaAGCTAACGAAtctactgaaaaaaaaaaaactattgaatTGAAATGAGTGTTCAAAACAAAGTATAATACAAATGAAAGTATAAAAAAACATAAGGCTCGGCTTGTAGCAAAAGAATATTCACAGCaataaggtattgattttgatgatactttttctccAGTTGCTATATTCGAAACCTTGAGACCTTTCTTTGCTTTAGCTGCTCACTTGAGTTGGTTCGTTTATCAATTTGATTTAAAATCTATGTTTTTAAATGAAGAATTACAAGAGGAGATTTTTGTTACTCAACTCAAAGATTTTTTAgttaaaggacatgaagaaaagATGTATAAACTAAAAAAAGTTTTTTATGGGTTTAAACAAGCTCCAAAGGCATGATAcaataaaattgattattatttttatcaaaatggaCTTAAGAGAagcaataatgaacctactctttatctaaagaaggaaggtaaacataatatttttatggtttgcttttatattgatgatatatatggGTTCATTTAAATCATGTCacataatttaaaaaatgcatgatgaataagtttgaactGTTAGATCTAAGTATACTGTACTATTTTCTTTAGTTGGAGGTGAAGCAAGGAtcatatgaaatttttatttcacaaacaCAGTATGCAATAGATCTATTCAAAAAGTCTAACATGATTAATTGCAAAGTTGCAGCAATACCCATGAATATAAATAAGAAATTGAAACTTGACGATAGTACATGTTTGACAAATGCAAGTACTACAAAAGTTTGATTGGacgtttgatttatctaactcatattcAACCAGATATTACCTTATCTGTTAGTGTAGTATCCAGATTTTATGCATAATATAAGCAAATATCATCTCGAAACCATTAAAAGAATTCTACGTTATATTGCTAAAACTATATATTATGACatttagtatttttataattttaaatgtaaattatttggtttcactcacAATGATTGGGCAAAAGCTTTGGATGATAGAAAAAGCACTTCAAGTAATATTTTTAGCCTCGAATTAGGGATTATATCTTGAAGTTCAAAGAAGCAAGCAATAACTATATTATTGACATCGGAAGTAGAATATGTAGCTGTAACATCAGTAACATATCAAGCAATATGACTTAGAAGACTTCTTAgagatcttcatcaagaacaaaaagagacAACTAAAATATTTTGTAACAACAAAACCACAATTGTAATGAAGAAGAATCCAATCTTTCGTAGAAGAATGAAACATATAGAGATACGTTATCGTTTCATCCGAGATCTTGTAATAAGCGGagtcataataataaaatattattatacataTGAATAAGTTGTACATATTCTCACCAAGTCACTTCCATTTCAGAAATATGTTTATTTCATATCTCAAATCGATAtatataactatgaatcaaagggGAGTATTGAAAATTGATTCATAGGTAGTTATATTGGATAGTTATCATGTTTTAGAAAGTTCTAACAATTTTCTAAATAATTCTACCTAAGTGGCCCATGATCTAAAAAATTATTATCACACGAGTAATTTCTACACCAAACTTAATCATGGACGGCATAGTTACCATCTTAtaaataagatcatgattcataaagcAAAGATATGTacacttgaaaatattttataagtatTCTACGTATTCTTAGTTTTACCTCTTGTTTAACACTATTTCAGTTTTCTTGATTGAAAACATTAGAGCAATTTGTACGGGGAAATCCGTGACAAAAACCTTTCAAATTGACGACATGAGCCTACAGGAAAATCTCGCAAGCAAAAGGTGGATTTACCGGCAAAATCCGTGACCTTATCGAATTTGAGGAGCGCCGTGACGACGAAGAAAAGGAACTGATAACCCACCTGCCCAATTACAGAACACAGATGACGACAAAGAAACCCCCAATATCCAAAGAAGAGAAGGAGGACAACAGAGAGGGGGGCTAACCGTAACGATGGCGGTGAGCGCCAAGAAATGGGAGTCGAGGACGGTGCCCATTCCGCCGAGGAGAAAGGAGAGACCGTACTTGTCCCCCCGGGGCGGCAGAAGCAGCAGAGAGCTCAAGGACAGAGGCAAGTATCGATGCATCGCCTTTTGGAGGATCTCCTGCTTTCCGTTTACTTGTCGTCGATGCAAGAAAGGCTGCTTCGCGTGTGTGGCTGAAACCCGCACACGGTGGCCCTGCGATCGCGAGGATGCCTTGCCATGTTATTAAGCAAAGGTAGACAGTGGCCTTCATCTCGCCAACGAGAAAGCTTCCATTGCCCACCACAATTCGTTCGACCAAGCCACAATTCGGTGATTCATGGCGGCCGACTTTGATGGAGACGGTCCAACCTAGACAGAAGAGCTGCTCGAAGACCAAATTTGCTTCGATTTATTATGCAATTTCGATAATGTCGCTCCAAACATACGACTCTGTCAAAATCCCTGGAAGTCGGGATACCATCTCGGTGCACTTACCGCGCCCCAAAGTGGCGTTAGAGAGGCCAAAAATGTCGAAAATTGCACCAGATCAGCCTCTGTGTAGTTTCTTATGTTGACCACGGTCGGCAGAGCTTTGTAATCTATGAATTCCTGTCTTCGTGAGCTTACCGCTCGTCAGGCCGGCGTCAAAGAGGCGAAAAAATTTCGACAAATCTTAATAGATCATCCAGGTTAAGTTTCTTAGGTTCACTCCCGGTAAGCGGACCTGACAGTTATGAATTCATGTATGACTTAGGAATACCGCATGGGTGAGCTTACCGCGTATCATAATGGCCTTGGAGGCCAAAATTTTTGAAAATTGCAACAAATCATCCAAATTTCAGCTTCTTATGTCCACCAGCAGTGAGCAGACCTTTGTCGGTATGAACTCCTATATATGTTAGCAATACCTTCCTGGTGAGCTTACCGCTGGTCAGGATGGCTTCAAAGACGCCAAAAATTTGGAAAAAATGCAACCAATCATTCAAATCTGCGTTTCTTTTGCTCACGCGCGGTGTCCAGAGCTTTGTAGTTTTGAATTCCTGTGTGAGTTACGGATACCTCCTTGGTGGGCTTACCGGGCGTCAGGATGGTGCGAAAAGAGGCGAGGCGGATTTAGGTCTTGGAAGGAGCAGACGAGCCAACGAGGGTAGAGTCAATCGGGTGGGCCTTCCTATTGGTCTCCTTCCCACTATTAAGATTCCAATAAAGCCCAAACGATCTGTACCAAATAGTTGGGAGTCCAAATTTGCGAGCCCAATCGATCCATACCCTATCTCACGTTTATTGAGGGAGATGAGGTTTGAATCCGTCTCTCATTACCCTTGTAAACAAGAGAGTCAATTCAATTAGGGTGACCGTGTCGAGCCCAAATCGAAATCCTTGTCCAATCACGTGACAAGTTCGATTAGGGTGGTGGTATCCCTAATCGACCTTGTTACGAGTTACGGTGCGGCCTCTACCGGAGGGGGCCCCGCGGCGAAAGAAAGCGGTGTACTGTACCTCCCAGAAGGGTACAATGATTCCTGATCGCGCGCGGTCCAGCGAGAAGAAGGCGGTGATGATATAAATCAATCTTGATGTGACGTTGACGGTGGATGATGGGGGGTGTTTTCCTTTGTTGTGGTACGAGCGTATCATTTTGACGCGGTGGATGATGACGTGAATCAAATGTCCTTTTTGTTTCCCTTCTACCCCTTATATTTCGCTCCCCAACGTTCTCGCCCGCTGAAGCCACCGCTGTTCTCGCCGTTGATATCAGATGGCGGAGGACAGCACACACCGCTGCCActtccttttcctcttccttctctcccaTTTCACGTTCTCCACCTACCCAGCCGTGGCGCGTCATCTGCCGCCGGGGAGCAACCGATCCCTCGCCACCGCCACACTGGACGTCTCCGCCACCCGCGCCCAAGCCCTGCAGGCCCTCACCTTCACACCCTCTTCCCACCAACCCCCTTCTTACCTCGTTCCCCATAACCACTCCTCCGCCGCCGCAATCTCACTTGCTTTCCACTCCCGCGACTTCCTCCCCTCCTCCGCCGCCCACCGTCACCCAGACTACAAGGCATTGACCCTCGCCCGCCTCCGCCGCGACGCCGCCCGCGTCCGCTCCATCGCTGCCCGAGCCGCCTTGGCTGTCAGCGGAGTCGCCGCGTCCGATCTGAAGCCTGTCGCCGAGGAGAAGGCCGCCCCGATCGCCGCTGCGGACTCGATCGAGGGACCCGTCGTCTCCGGGACCAGCGTGGGGAGCGGCGAGTACTTCTCCCGGGTGGGGGTCGGCAGCCCCGCCCGGCCGTTCTACATGGTGCTTGATACCGGCAGCGACGTCAGCTGGTTACAGTGCCTCCCCTGCGCCGACTGCTACCAGCAGACTGACCCTGTCTTCGACCCCTCCGCTTCCTCCTCCTACGCCCCTCTCTCCTGCGAGTCGTCTCAATGCCGCTCCCTCGACGCCTCAGCCTGCCGGAGCTCTTCTTCGACCGAAGCTGCAGTCGCCAGTGGCGGCGAGGGGAGCTGCCTGTACCAGGTTTCTTACGGGGATGGGTCGTTCACGGTCGGGGACTTCGCCACGGAGACGCTGACCTTTGGTCGGTCGGATCCCGTCTCCGGCGTCGCCATCGGTTGCGGCCACGACAACGAGGGTCTGTTCGTCGGTGCGGCCGGGCTGCTCGCCCTTGGCGCTGGGCCGCTCTCCTTCCCCTCCCAGATCTCGGCCCGCTCCTTTTCCTACTGCCTGGTGGACCGcgactcctcatcctcctccaccCTCATTATCAGCGCCGGGGCCGCACAATCCGGCGAGGCCCCTGCGGTGACCGCGCCCCTCCTCCGCAACCGCCGGCTGGCGACCTTCCACTACGTCGGCCTGACTGGGATCAGCGTGGGCGGGCAGATGCTGTCCATCCCGCCGTCAGCCTTCGCGATGGACGAGAGCGGGGCCGGGGGCGTGATCGTAGACTCGGGCACCGCGGTAACGCGGTTGCAGGGGCCGACTTACACCGCGCTGCGCGACGCGTTCCGGGCGGGGACGGCGTCGCTGCCGTCGGCTTCGGCGTGGTCGCTGTTCGACACGTGCTACGACCTGTCGTCGCGGACGAGCGTGGAGGTGCCGACGGTGGGGTTCCACTTTCCGAGCAGCAAGGAGCTGCGGCTACCGGCGAAGAACTATCTGGTCCCGGTGGACGACGCGGGTACCTACTGCCTGGCCTTCGCCCCGACCTCGGCGTCACTATCCATCATCGGCAACGTGCAGCAGCAGGAGATACGTGTCAGCTTCGACCTCGACAACGCCGTGGTGGGCTTCTCCCCTAACAAGTGCTGAGAAGCAGaggagcagcagcagtagcaagTAAGTAATAGTTAGTGGTAATGATGATGTTAGCAATAGGTCAGGAAGGGAGGGAGCGATGAGGACAAAAAGTCCAGGCTGTCAAGTGGTgtttcaaatatttattttccttttctttttcttttttttttctatgcacTGCATTCCTTCAATTTTCCCGCTTTTGCTACAGTGAAGTTATTGAAGTGATGTCGGTGTATCTAGTTTATACCGTGCGATCGCATTAGATAGTTTAGTGCAATGGGGGGTAGATTAGAGTCTATAAGAGGAATGTACGTGGGACTGCTGTTGGTTGCATGGTAGCTGCATGAGTCAGAGTCATGCGGGGAGGGTCGCTGGGCCAGTAAATGTTGCTGGAAGTTGGTGGGATTCATGTGCTCCGATGGATACATGAGGTTAGTAGCTCCCTCTGCTGCCCTGTTCAACGCCTTATTTTTTATCTGCAGTAAGgcaaaatggagcttgtcagttcATTATGTGAATGATAGTAAGTGAAATCGTAGTTTGGGTTCCAACTTGCTCGATTGCAGTCGTCGTGTGTGTATATTATGTTTCTTATGTTGAAACTAAGATGAGGCGAGGCTGGTGGTTGGtgagttgggggggggggggttgggggaGGGATTCTCCCTTGAAGACCGGacgacctctttttttttttgttgtgtgCGAGCACATGGGTGTGGGGGAGTCTTCGGTCTTCCCCTccctatggggggggggggggtttctagAGAGTGGATTCGACCGAGGAGGAATTAGGGCGTCGTTTGGCGCCCGCTGGGGCAAACCTCAATGGATTAGGCGGCATGTGATGTGAATGGGGCCACCACCACTATCCATCCACATGGATGGCATATTGCATTGCATCGCTGGTGTCGTCCGTCGCAGCTTCCTCGGGGCCCCAGTTCTCCGATCTCGTGACGTTTTCCTCGAATAAGAAGGTAACGGAGTTAGGTCCTACGGAACATTGAAACTCACCTACACTTTGGTGAGTTGAAGTAGTTAATAGTGGCGAGTACTGCAAAAAGGGTACATTCTGGGACGGAAACGCTGGTAAGGCGGTAGCGTCGGTGAGCATACATTGGCTGCCTCATAGTGGAAATGCCTTGCCCTGTCGAGATTACGTCTTCGCGTCATTTGCGTCATTCACGGCGGGCGATGAAATCATTGTCGCCGTCCGTCTATTTTCCGCACGGCACCATCGACCTGGTGATCGTGTATATCTTAAGATGCATCCAAGCAG of Musa acuminata AAA Group cultivar baxijiao chromosome BXJ1-7, Cavendish_Baxijiao_AAA, whole genome shotgun sequence contains these proteins:
- the LOC103991444 gene encoding protein ASPARTIC PROTEASE IN GUARD CELL 1-like, which gives rise to MAEDSTHRCHFLFLFLLSHFTFSTYPAVARHLPPGSNRSLATATLDVSATRAQALQALTFTPSSHQPPSYLVPHNHSSAAAISLAFHSRDFLPSSAAHRHPDYKALTLARLRRDAARVRSIAARAALAVSGVAASDLKPVAEEKAAPIAAADSIEGPVVSGTSVGSGEYFSRVGVGSPARPFYMVLDTGSDVSWLQCLPCADCYQQTDPVFDPSASSSYAPLSCESSQCRSLDASACRSSSSTEAAVASGGEGSCLYQVSYGDGSFTVGDFATETLTFGRSDPVSGVAIGCGHDNEGLFVGAAGLLALGAGPLSFPSQISARSFSYCLVDRDSSSSSTLIISAGAAQSGEAPAVTAPLLRNRRLATFHYVGLTGISVGGQMLSIPPSAFAMDESGAGGVIVDSGTAVTRLQGPTYTALRDAFRAGTASLPSASAWSLFDTCYDLSSRTSVEVPTVGFHFPSSKELRLPAKNYLVPVDDAGTYCLAFAPTSASLSIIGNVQQQEIRVSFDLDNAVVGFSPNKC